The Bacteroidota bacterium DNA segment GCCTGAACATAAGCCTGCAGTCCGGTTTCAATGGCTCTGACAGGTTGCCCCAGCTTCAGCCACACGTTGGCAATATTCTTGAGGGTTCCGGCTTGCCTTCCCGTGGCGTGGATATGCTCCATTACCGCCAGGGCCGAATCGTAATACATCAGAGCATTCGGGTATTGGCCCATTTTATAATATATCAAACCGTAGTTGTTGAGCCCCACCGCCAAATCATTAAGGTTTTTTGCTTTCCAGGAAATCATGACGGAGCGCTCTGCATAATATAAAGCACTGTCGAATATTTCCTGCATCAGGTAAATATTGCTGATGTTCCCAAGAACAGAATACAGCAGGGATGAATCAGTCATATCACGGCAATAGGCGTATGCTTTGAAATAACACTTTAGAGCGGCCTCAAGGCTGTCGCTATTCATGTAAGTATTGCCGATATTATTGTAGTCAGATGCAATCAATCGAATATCCCCGCTTTGTCTGTCTATCTCAAGTGATCGGATGAAATAATTCAATCCTGAACGATAATCACCCATTTGGGAATAAATGATCCCGATGTTTGCATACAAATCCGAAACACCGGCAGAATCCCCGGTCTCACGCATGAACATCAGAGCCTGGGAATAATAACCCAGGGCATTGGGGTACTCTCCCTTTACCAGGGCAGAAGTTCCCATCAGATGCTTTGCCCTGGCCAGTCCGCGTGAATAGCCCAGTTCATCTGAAAGTTTCTCTGCCTGCAGGGCCAATGCATAAGTTGAGTCAGGATAGGAGAAGACAACCTGCCTTGCGTTATTTAAAATGGAGTTTATCCTTATCGTATCGTTGGAATTGACCGCTGTGGTTTCATTGGGTAAAGCGGCATTAAGGAAGGCGGAGGAGCCTGTCCATACGAAAATTATGAAAAAAACTATCCTATTCCGCATGGGTTAAATTTTACGGAAAGATAGGGGTTTTTGAACCACAATAGACACTTAGGACACATTAGTTTTTGCAGTTCTCATTAAATGCTAATTTATTAATACTCTATGAACCTGCATCTTTTCAGTCATATGGATGCTAACAAAATAAATCCCCGAAGGCAAACCAAGCGTTTCCTGCTGATTGTGACTTCCGGTCAATGTGAACCTCAGCAACTCCCTTCCTGAAATATCCGTCACAGAAGCCTCTCCCCTTTCACCATCCGGATTCAGGATATAGATGATGTCATTGTAATGAAATACCTGCAAAGGATGCATCATTACCGCGTCTTCTATCCCGGTTATATCCTTAAAATGCAGGAAGAAACGGCCCGTTCCGCTTTCATCCACCCAGGTGGTGTAACGCTCATTTTTCAGGTTGGTGAAGGTGTTTGTCTGGCGGTCTTCAAGGAAGAGGGGGATGCTTTCCAATTGCATTGTCTCGGCTGCAAACTCAATCTGCCGGGCCTCCGGAACATCTATACCAACATTGACAACTATGGATTCTATGTTTTCCGGGGGCAGGGCCTGTATGGCAAAATCAACACCATTGTCTTCGATAAGCCGGGTATAGAGAGCGAGTTCAGGATTTCCCTTCATTTTTCCGACATCGTAGGATGGATCCAGGCCGGGCGTCATACCTGAAACTAATAAAATCTCAGTTTTGTTATATTGTTCTCCGGTACTTGCATATAATCGCAAGCCCGGGTGATCGCTTTCAGTTTCATTTTTATAATAGGCGGATGTACCGTGTTTACGTATGCTCGTATTGAAATTCAGTGTTGCCCCGTTACTGGCGGCCATAACCATAAAACCCTGGCCGGGTGAGGCGTAGAATGCAGCATCAGCGTTTGCAACCGCATCGTAATCGGCATTGCTTTTCCCGTCCCAGCCGGCGCTTTCATCCCAAAGGTAAATGGCTTCATATGAATCATTCAATGCAGCAGTATTTTGTGTCAGGAAATTATTGGTAGCATCTGCTCCGGTGTTAATGGCAATCGTTGAGCTGAAAGGATTACCAACAAGATTGGCACCCTCAAATGAACCTCCGGTTTTGGTGAGATTAATGCTCTGATTGGAAGTATGGAGGGGACCGGATAAGGTAATGGTTTTATCTGTAGTCACATAATTTACTGCATATCCTTTGCAATCCGTAAAACCTTCTTCGTCCATTAACGTATTGGTTCCGCTGCCATCCGCCCCATTCAGAATATCTATCCAGTAACCGGTATAAGAACCTGATGTATAGCTCTCTTCCCAGCGGTAGAATTGGTTGGATGAACTTCCGGGTGTCCCCAGCCCAAGATTTAATGCATCAAAATTTCCGCTGGTATTCACAGGATCTGAAATATAATGCCATCTGTCGTGGGTAAGAAAGCGCTCAGCTTTAATACTTCCGTCGACTGTCCCGGTTAAGATCAGTGATCCCGTGCCTGTAGCATCCGATTCAAGGGTAAAATCACCTGGGCTGCTCAGGATATTATTATAAAGGTTATGTCCGATAGACAACTGGCCACCGGGTTCCAGATCAAGGGAAGAGAGCGGGAGCATATACAACGACTTTGTTATGGTAAGTTTGTTCCCCGGATAAATATTCGTATGGCCTATATTAAATACCGAACCATGAATGGTATGTGAACCCGAATAATTAAAGGTGAGGTCAACTCCGCTTCCTACCACCAGGTGATTACATGCAATGGCTGCACCAATGGTCGGATCACTCCCGCTTTGATTATGCACACCCACGTTATCTGTTGAAGTTGGTACACTCTCCCGGCTCCAGTTTGCGGCTGTGCTCCAATTGCTGGATGAGGTGTTGAGCCAGGTGTTGAAGGCGGTGGAGGTGGTCCAGGCGGGGCTATTCGTCAATGTCGCATCATTTGTGTTGCTAGTCAAATCCTGTAAAGCACTTCCTGAGTAATTGTCAAAGGTATAATAAGCAACCAGCCCTGCTTCATCGCCTTCCAGAGTTTTACACATGTTATCCCGGATCTCTTCTTCTGTGCGGACATCCGACCAAATACGAAGTTCGTCAAGCTTTCCATTGAAATATTGTTCATATCCATCTCGTTTCGCAATAATTATATTCCTGGATAAAATACTTAAACTAACATTGGTAGAACCGCTCAGAACTCCATCAAAATAAAGATAAGCGGTTGTGCCATTATAGACGCCAGCTATATGGTGCCAGTTGTTATCATTCACTCCAAGCCATATTTCTGCTATACCACTCCCATTTCCAATACCGAAAATTATCGCAAGACTATTTGCAATTGTTAAAAAAAACCAATTACTAGAAACATCTCTTCCATTATCTATAATTCCGTTAAAAGTTGATGTTGTTCCATCCATCTGCATCCAAAACTCAACAGTAAAATTTGAATTTTGAAGAGAAGCATTTGCCGGAATGGTTCCGTAATGTGATGATCCGTTAAAATCCAGGCAGTATTTCGGTCCGAAAAAAGCCGGGGAAGCTGACCACTCATTGCCATTCATGTTTGTTAATGTACCATTAAGATTGTTGGAAGTAACATCATCCAGTGAGGTTCCGCTGGATTCATTAAAGTTATAATATGCAACCAGGCCGCTCTCTGAACCGGTAAATTCCTGGTACATTCCTGCCTGAATTTGTTCCTCCGTTTTTACAAAATCCCAAACCCGTACCTCATCGATCTTACCATTCCAGTAATATTGTGATACCCAAGGGTAAACACCTATTTTAAAAGACCCTGCATTTGCAATGGTACCTGAAAATGTTGAAGGCTGTGATCCGACATTTTTACCGTTTATATATAGGATAATACTACCTCCACTGGTCCAGGTCATGGCCACATGCTGCCATAATCCGGTTGTCAGGGTTCCTGCCTGTATATATTTTTGTATACCGCTTGCATCCCAGACTGACCCATATAATAATGTACCCGATGTTTCAAGGTCGAAAGCGGTTGAAGCCGGCAGCCATTCTACATTTGATTTTCCCATAATGGTGTGCGGTGCGGTTAAATCATCAGGGTAGATCCAGGCTTCAATTGTAAATGAAGTGAAATCAAAAACATCATCATCTGCAACCTCCACGTAATCATTTGCCCCATCAAAATCCAACGCGTTGTTCTGCGCCATCAAATGGGTGTTCAAACCAATAAACAATAGAATCAATAAAAAGACTTTGGCTTTCATAAGTATTGATTTTAATAAAATTTGAGATAAAAGACCTGAAGCCGGATACTTGCAACCTGTAACCTGCAGCGCAAAAAATTAAGTGAATAGCCATCCCCCATGGCATTTGGCTTAATGACTAATCTGGTTTGGCTTTCCGTCATAAAAGGAATCAGTATGTGACCCAAAAATATGAGAGAATAAAAATAGGTAATTTTGTGTGGCAAATCAAGAGAAAACTTTCATATATTATTAACATGAAATAAGGCTCCTAAATAACATTCCCAAGCAAGCATTATGTGAGGCAATTCTCCATTGAGTTTTTTACTTTAATCCGCTAACCAAACTACTCTGATTATTCTTGATAAATCAGGAAACGGGTAGTGATTAATTTATTAATCTATCCACAATAGTCACAATAAAACACAGTAATAGACTTAAAAAACTAATGTGTGCTATTGTGACTATTGTGGTGAAATACAATCACTAATACGTCACCAACACCTTACGGCTCACAACTCCCTCGCTTGCCCGGAAACACACCACATACAAGCCTCCGGGAAGGTTATGGGAATAGCTTTGTTCAGATTCTCCATCCAAAATGCCCGATAACACAGGTTTGCAGGTCATATCGAATACGGCAAACTGCCCGGTAAGCTGTTCAGGATTGCTTATATGCAACGTATTACCACCGTTCCAGGCTAAAATATTTATAACCGAACCGGTAAACTGTTTTTCTCCGATCCCCACCGTGCTGAAATGCAGCAGGAAGCGCCCGGGATCATCGCCTTCGGTTGCGGTAAAGCTGTAAATGGGTTCATTGGTCAGGTTATGGGTAGTCTGGGTTTGGAGGTCGGTTAAGAAAACCGGAAGATCAGGATCAAGATCATCCGTTCCTTCAATCCGGATGTAAAATTGTGTTCCCTCATTTTTTATAAAATATAAGGGAATCTGTATGCTTTCACTAAGCTCCGGCAGACCGTTGGTCGATACTGCCTTCCCTTCGGTTTGCGTATAAAACTGAGGTGCATACCCCGGCAGATACCAGCAATCATAAGCAATATCATAACTCTGGCTTGCTTCAGGTATAAAACGGATCACCGTTTCCTGGGTAGTATGGTACTCAACATCATGAACCGTAAGCTTTAACGTGTTGACTCCTGTTGATTTATACCAAACATCCGTTTCATGACTTCTTAATGCCTTCGGGATGATCAGGCTTCCTGTCTGGTTTTCTGCCACATACACCATAAACCCTTGCATTGGCGGGATCATCTCTCCATTATCTATATCCGTATAGGAAGCGCTGCTTTCCTGCCAGATCTTTGCCGTGCTGCCTATATTCTGCTGCTGCCAATTGAGATCCCATTCAATGTCCCATGTCCAAATAACACCACACGGAAATGGATTTCCCAGCAAATGCCACCCTCTGTTCTCCGAAGTAAGGGTGTGTGTGAGGTTAGTGATGCTTACATTGGAATTATTCCAGGTTCCGCTGAATGACTTGGTCTGATCTGATCCGTAAGCCACCAGATATCCCTTTCCCACCGTGAAGGTGCTTTCAAAACTGCTGTTCCAGCTTCCATCTCCGGCCTTGGTGTTGATCCAGTAATTCGTGGGTTCATCCCAACTGTAAAAGTCCTCATTTACTGTGGGGGGATCGGATACAAAACCCGGCTGAATGGCCTGAGCTGAAACGGGAGAAGAAAGAAAATGCCAGCCATGATTAGCATCGGTCCATTGTGCAATATAGCGCTGAATTTCATAACTTCCGGATCCTGAATACGTACCGTCAGCAACAACGGAACCTGTTCCTGATGATGTACTTTCCAGAAGGAAAGTTCCCTCATTGACAATACCACTGTATATGTCGATCATCCCTCCCGGCCTGACCGTTAAAGTTTTTCCTGAGGTAATAACCGCCTTATCAACACGCATTCCACAATTGTCGGGTATATCAAAATCTGAGTTTACCAGAAAGTTTTCATCCACATCCAATGGATTGGAAAAGGTAATATCCGCACTGGCGCCTATCACCAGGTTCCGGCATTCGATGTTCCAGTCATAGGATGGTTGTACCGAGGCCCCCCCGTAATAATAAACCCCGGTGTTATGGCCGGTTGTGGGGTATGATCCGAGGCTCCAGTTGGAGGTGGTACGCCAGTTGCTGTTGGTTGTATTCAACCAGGTGTTGAAGGCGGAAGAAGCTGTCCAGGATGGAATGGTATAAGAACCTCCACCACTTCCCTGCCAGGTGCCGTCAATATCATTACCCGAGATATCCTGCAGGCTTGTCCCGGTAACATTATCAAATGTATAATAAGCAGCCAGGTTGCTTTCCTGGGTTACATCGAGCATCCGGCACATATTTTCACGAAGCTCCAATGGTGTTCTTACATCATTCCATATCCTGAGTTCATCAATGGAACCATTCATCAGACGGCCACCCGGTTCACCGGGTGAATCCCCGATCCTTGGATTTTGTGAAGAGGACAAGATCGATGTCGAATGGCTCGAGGAATACACTTCAACACCGTTAACATAAAGCCGGACATCAGATCCGTCGTAAGTAGCTGCGACATGCTGCCAGGTATTCAACGTCAATACCCCGGTGGCAATAGTGACTGCCCAGTTATAACCCCCTGAATACGACATCGTAAAATCAAGGTCACCTCCAGCCCCTCCAAACCGGAATACATAACCCTCACTGTTCGCTCCCCCCCAATAATCATTTCCGATGATCGTGTTCTTAAAATATTCATCCTTGAAATCAGTCGGGTATATCCAGGCTTCAATTGAAATATTGGTACCGGTAATATTTAATGCACTTTCTAATGCTACGTAGTCGTCAGTCCCATCAAAACCCAGGCACTGCTTTGGCCCGAAAAGTGCCGGGGATGTCTGCCATTCATTACCGCTCATATTTGTGAGGGTACCATTAAAACTCCCTTTCGTGTCAATTGCAGTAGTTCCGGTGGTCTCGTTAAGCTTATAGTAAGCGACAAGATCCGAACCCGGACTGATGATCTCCCGGTACATGTTCTGCCGGATCTCATCCTGGGTCCTGGCATCGTTCCATATCCTTACTTCATCCATCAATCCGTCAAAATATCTTTCGGTGCCCGATCCACCAATTTCCATAGTACTCATACCATTGGTAATATTCCCGGTATGGGCAACGGTTTTCTCCAGGATACCATTCACATATATTCTCAGATTCGATCCATCATAGGTACCTGCAATGTGATACCATTTGTTTACTAGCATTTGAGTTGTGCCGGTGCATTTTTTATTTCCGGAGCCTGTCGTAACTACAAATTGGGGAATATCATTGTCTTCCAGTTCGCCAGGATGGCTATCCCCAATCCTGAGTAAGGATGAAGCATCGTTGTGCCCGGCAACATTTGATATCCTGGCATCCGGAACCGGATCATTGAATGAATGCGGATAAACCCAGGCTTCTATTGTGATTCCTGAAAATCCATTGGAACTTAAGCCTGTAATGCTTATATAATCATTATCGCCGGCAAAGTCGAGTAAGTTGTTCTGTGCCATGGAATTAATCCCTAAAATCCAAAGCAAAACAATTGACAATAATATTTTAGTCTTCATTCTATATTATGTTTAAGTATATAAAAATTGTAAAACCCTTAGGATAAAAGTTAACACGATACACCCAGGACAGGGCAATGCAGAAAATAGCTTAATGACTGATCTGGCTTGGCTTTCTGTCATTTAATTAATCACAATTGACCCAATTATATGAAGTTATAAAAATATATCATTTTTTAGATTAAATCAAGATTTTTTTCATGGAATAGACTCTTTCAATAAGCCAAAAATTTCAAATAAAACTTTCTATTGCATTTCTGCTTAATCAGTAAAGACAGCCAACTCTATAAATAAGAACCAGAAAAATAACGTATAATGCAATCTAATGTGTACTACTGTGACTATTGTGGTAAAAAAACCTTAAACCAATCCCATAGTATTTATAACTTTGGCAAGATTGGTAAATCTTAACAACATTTGGGATCAAAAGAAAAATCTCAGAGTATGCTTAAAAGATTGTTGCACCTGTTAACCTTACTGCTTTTTGCTGGCATTCAAACGATTACATCTCAGAACAACACAGATGAAAGGCTATTCAGCCAACTTGATTCCCTGGAAGGGGAAGAGTTCAGGAAGAGTGTTGCTATTGTTCTTGACTCCATTTCCAGAATACCCGATTATCAATCTAAAAAAGCATACGTTAATTCTATCTTTACTATAACAGCTCAAAAGGATGAAATTGCACATATCCAGTCGTTGGTGCATACCGCCAGACTTACCGGCTCTTCCTCCAAAAAGCTTTTTGACAAGGCCTATCAAATTGCTTTCAAGCATAATCGTATCGACGATATGTGCCTTGTAGAACATGCCAGGGGATTGCATTATATAGCAGAAAAAAAGTTCGACTCCGCTATGATCCATATTCTCAGGTACCGGGATATGACCCCGGAAGATACTAAAGGCGAAGGCTACAGAAATATCATTAACCTCCTGGGAGATATTTATTACTATGCCGGATTGTATAACCAGGCAAGGGATATTTATTTTAACTTATACACACAATATAAAACAGATAATATCTGGAACTTCTACAGGCCATACGTTATGATGAACAATCTCGGACAAATTGCCCTGTACTCCGGCGATATGTCTGAAGCAAAAAAATGGTTTATCCAATCGCTTGAACGGGCAGACCAATATCTGCATACTTCCTACCGCAATAATACAATGGCCTATACGAGAATCAAACTTGCCGAAACAGAACTGGAATCGGGGAATCTGGACAGTGCCCGGATGCTGCTTGACGAAGTTGACAAATATCCTGAAACTACCCTTCATGAAGATGTTTTTCAGGAATATCTTTTCTGCAAAACAAAAATGCTGCTTGCTCAGGGAAAAGCAAACGAAGCCTTTAACACAGCCCATCTGCTGAAACCATCCGACTCTGTGTCATTTAACCAATATCGTTTTATTCCTGACATATATCTGCTGCTTTCGGATATTTACCTCCAGCAAAATGATTCTGCTTTGGCCTTTACGCATCTGCAGAAATATCAGAAAATCTCCGACTCCCTGCATAAAAGCGAAAACATCGCACAGTCAATGATTATCCTTGCCAACCGGAACCATGAACTTACCCGGAACGAACTGAAGTCAACAAAACAACGAAACCGGACACTCTACGGTGGACTGGTGGTTCTTTTAACCGTACTTCTCATTGTACTGTTCCAATACAGAAGCTTGTACCGGTCCAAACTTAAACTGGTCAGAAAATCGATGGAGAATATTGGTGGTTTTGATTTACCTGAATTGAAAAAGGAAGCAGAACAATTACAAAACCATACAAATGAAACTGATTTACAAGAACAAAGAAAACTAATCAATAGGTTACGGGAATACATGGAATCCCAAAAACCATATTTGGATCCCGGGCTTAATATCCAGGAAACGGCAAAACAATTAACCACCAACCGGACTTACTTATCACGAGCCATCAATACTCAACTGGGAACAACTTTTCCTAACTTCATCAACAACTACCGTATCCAGGAAGCCATCCGTCTCATCACGACCGGGTTTACCAAAAACCACACTCAGGAAGCACTCGCCAAAAGATCGGGCTTTGCCAGCCGCACAGTCTTTACCTCCGCCTTTAAAAAAATCACCGGAGTAGTACCCTCGTTCTTTATTGCAAAGTATAAAGATGTTGAGAGGGAAGGGTGAAAAATGGGGGCTGTGAGGCTGGGAGGCTGGGAGGCTGGGGGGCTGTGGATTTATCAGTGGGATATGGTATAATTATTAAAAAAGGTTACATAGGGTTCCCAGTCCCCAGCACCCCAGTCCCCAGTTTCCATTCCCCCTATACTTGCATCCTTTTTCATATTCCTTATCTTTGCACAAACATCACTTCCATGTCAAACCGTAACCGTCAGATCATAAGGGCATCCTGGGTAGGGGTGTGGGGTAATGCCCTGCTGTCGGTATTAAAGATATCTGTAGGTTTGATCGCCGGCAGCCTTGCTGTTGTCGGGGATGGAATTGATTCAGCAGGTGATATTATCGCATCCGTTATCACCCTGCTTACTGCACGGCTGATGTCGCGCCCACCCAATATGAAGTTCCCGTATGGTTACGAAAAAGCCGATGCTCTCGCTTCCAAAGTGCTTTCGTTTATCATGTTCTTTGCCGGTGCGCAGTTGGGGATATCTGCGGTGAGTGGCCTTATCCGCGGTGTGGAAAGGGAGATGCCCGCAATGTTCGCAATCTATGCGACCCTGATCTCAATAGCAGGAAAACTGTTGCTCTCCTGGCATCAGCACAGAGCAGGCAAAAAACTCGACAGCCCCATGCTCGTTGCCAACGGCAGAAATATGCAAAATGATGTAATCATCTCCGGGGCTGTTCTTGCAGGCTTGTTTTTTACCTTTTTTCTGAAACTTCCTGTTATCGATTCCATAACTGCCATCCTGGTCAGCCTCTGGATCATGTATGCTGCCTATGGCATTTTCATGAAAACCAATCCTGAACTTCTCGACGGAGTGCACGATGAAAAAATCTACGACGATGTTTTCAGGGTGATATCCTCCATCAAAGGAGTATATAATCCGCACCGGGCCAGGATTCGCAAAGTGGGGAACCAGTTCGTCATCGCCATCGATATCGAGGTCGATGGCAATAAAACCGTACACGAAGCCCACGATATTGCCCGCCAGGTTGAAGATGCTCTTAAGTCTTCCATTGCTAATGTGTACGACATCCTTGTCCACGTCGAACCCTATGGCAATATTGAGAAAGACGAGAAATACGGTGTCTCGGGAAAGGATATCCACGGGATATCCTGAACATTTTCTCATCCCAACCCCCGAATTTTCCATTATTATTACCCCAAACTCACGCACGTTTCTTAATTTTGCAGGGTAAAGCAAAACCGGTGCATATGATCGTTTTTTATAAAATCAAACAAGACAGGTTTTATGTCGTGGATGCCGAACGTGGCCTGAAACCGCAGGATTACGATAAACTTCAATGGCTTTTCCACAACGGGGAAGTGATCCCTGAGGATATCCTGGAAGGTGTTTTCATCGGCCCCAGGAAGGAAATGGTCACTCCCTGGAGCACTAACGCGGTTGAGATCACCCAGAATATGGGCATCAAAGGAATCCGGAGAATAGAGGAATTCCACCTCGCCACGGAACAGCATCTTCATTACGATCCTATGCTTCAGGCCGTTTATCACGGTCTGTCCCAAAACGTCTTCACCATCGATAAAAAACCGGATCCTGTCATGTTCATCGAAAAACCCGGTGATTTCAATGCAAAGGAAGGACTGGCCCTCAGCGAAGAGGAGATTGCATACCTGGAAAACCTTTCCCGCAAGCTCGGCCGGCATCTTACTGACAGCGAGGTCTATGGTTTTGCCCAGGTCAACAGCGAACACTGCCGCCACAAGATCTTTAACGGCACCTTTATCATCGATGGCAAGGAGATGCCCGTCTCCCTGTTCGACCTCATCAAAATGACGTCCAAAGCCAATCACAACCGGCTGGTTTCCGCATACAAAGACAATGTTGCATTTTTTGAGGGCCCCGTCATCGAGCAGTTTGCTCCGGCCCGGCAGGATATTCCCGATTTCTTCATCATCCGTGATATTGAAACGGTATTATCACTTAAGGCTGAAACCCATAATTTCCCGACAACCGTAGAGCCTTTTTACGGTGCTTCCACCGGCAGCGGAGGCGAGATCCGCGACCGCATGGCAGGAGGCAAGGCCAGCATCCCGCTGGCAGGAACTGCTGTTTACATGACCTCCTATCCTCGTCTGGCAGATGGCCGCATGTGGGAAAAATACACGCATCCACGCCCCTGGTTATATCAGACACCGGAAAGCATCCTCATCAAAGCCTCCAACGGTGCCAGCGACTTTGGGAACAAATTCGGGCAACCCCTCATCTGCGGCAGCCTGCTTACCTTTGAACACGGCGACGGCGTGTGGTACGGCTACGATAAAGTGATTATGCTGGCCGGCGGCATTGGTTTTGCCAGGAAGTCGGACAGCATGAAAGCCAAACCCGAAAAGGGAGACCTTATCATCGTGCTTGGCGGCGACAATTACCGCATCGGGATGGGCGGAGGCGCCGTATCATCCGTTGATACCGGGCAATACAGCAATACCATTGAGCTTAATGCCGTTCAGCGCGCCAACCCTGAAATGCAGAAAAGAGTTGCCAACGCTATTCGTGCCCTGGCCGAATCGGAAGAAAATCCCATCATAGCCATCCACGACCATGGCGCCGGCGGCCACCTCAACTGCATCTCAGAACTGGTGGAGGAAACAGGTGGAACCGTCGATACGGATAAACTACCCATCGGCGACCCTACCCTCTCCGCACGCGAAATAGCAGGAAATGAAAGCCAGGAACGAATGGGCCTCATCCTGAACAAAAAAGATTTCAAACTGCTGAAAGACATCGCGGAACGCGAACGCGCCCCGCTCTATGAAGCCGGTAAAGTCACCGGCGACCATAAACTGGTCTTTAAACAGAAAGATGGCAACACACCGATTAACCTCAACCTCGATGACTTTTTCGGGAAACCGCCCCGCACCATCCTGGAAGACAAATCTTTTTCCAATACCTTCGATGAGCCTGCATATAAGCAGGAGGACTTCCTGAAATACCTCGAAAGCCTGCTGCAAATGGAAGCTGTGGCTTGTAAAGACTGGCTTACCAATAAAGTCGACCGCTCCGTGACCGGCAAGGTAGCCAAACAGCAATGCACCGGAACCATACAGCTACCTCTGAACAACGTGGGTGTGGCGGCCCTCGACTATCGC contains these protein-coding regions:
- a CDS encoding tetratricopeptide repeat protein, which encodes MRNRIVFFIIFVWTGSSAFLNAALPNETTAVNSNDTIRINSILNNARQVVFSYPDSTYALALQAEKLSDELGYSRGLARAKHLMGTSALVKGEYPNALGYYSQALMFMRETGDSAGVSDLYANIGIIYSQMGDYRSGLNYFIRSLEIDRQSGDIRLIASDYNNIGNTYMNSDSLEAALKCYFKAYAYCRDMTDSSLLYSVLGNISNIYLMQEIFDSALYYAERSVMISWKAKNLNDLAVGLNNYGLIYYKMGQYPNALMYYDSALAVMEHIHATGRQAGTLKNIANVWLKLGQPVRAIETGLQAYVQAVKGEMSEDKAEIAKVLSEAYEANGEPLQALKYYKLERKISDSLNHREREAELSQLMIRHEVNEKQWEIRNLEEKNRIYFSRNLMLIILLVSLLVLLILLLWRNHKLVKAHRLLVEKQQDLVERGVMIGKSRRPRTGLCNHEAGTELISRLQTVLESEKAYLDPGLSLDILAARLNTNKNVLSGLINNHFSRNFNTLINEYRVNEVLRLFAENAHENLTLEAIASDAGFSNRVTFYNAFKKVTGVSPSFYLGQIHR
- a CDS encoding LamG domain-containing protein; this translates as MKTKILLSIVLLWILGINSMAQNNLLDFAGDNDYISITGLSSNGFSGITIEAWVYPHSFNDPVPDARISNVAGHNDASSLLRIGDSHPGELEDNDIPQFVVTTGSGNKKCTGTTQMLVNKWYHIAGTYDGSNLRIYVNGILEKTVAHTGNITNGMSTMEIGGSGTERYFDGLMDEVRIWNDARTQDEIRQNMYREIISPGSDLVAYYKLNETTGTTAIDTKGSFNGTLTNMSGNEWQTSPALFGPKQCLGFDGTDDYVALESALNITGTNISIEAWIYPTDFKDEYFKNTIIGNDYWGGANSEGYVFRFGGAGGDLDFTMSYSGGYNWAVTIATGVLTLNTWQHVAATYDGSDVRLYVNGVEVYSSSHSTSILSSSQNPRIGDSPGEPGGRLMNGSIDELRIWNDVRTPLELRENMCRMLDVTQESNLAAYYTFDNVTGTSLQDISGNDIDGTWQGSGGGSYTIPSWTASSAFNTWLNTTNSNWRTTSNWSLGSYPTTGHNTGVYYYGGASVQPSYDWNIECRNLVIGASADITFSNPLDVDENFLVNSDFDIPDNCGMRVDKAVITSGKTLTVRPGGMIDIYSGIVNEGTFLLESTSSGTGSVVADGTYSGSGSYEIQRYIAQWTDANHGWHFLSSPVSAQAIQPGFVSDPPTVNEDFYSWDEPTNYWINTKAGDGSWNSSFESTFTVGKGYLVAYGSDQTKSFSGTWNNSNVSITNLTHTLTSENRGWHLLGNPFPCGVIWTWDIEWDLNWQQQNIGSTAKIWQESSASYTDIDNGEMIPPMQGFMVYVAENQTGSLIIPKALRSHETDVWYKSTGVNTLKLTVHDVEYHTTQETVIRFIPEASQSYDIAYDCWYLPGYAPQFYTQTEGKAVSTNGLPELSESIQIPLYFIKNEGTQFYIRIEGTDDLDPDLPVFLTDLQTQTTHNLTNEPIYSFTATEGDDPGRFLLHFSTVGIGEKQFTGSVINILAWNGGNTLHISNPEQLTGQFAVFDMTCKPVLSGILDGESEQSYSHNLPGGLYVVCFRASEGVVSRKVLVTY
- a CDS encoding T9SS type A sorting domain-containing protein, which produces MKAKVFLLILLFIGLNTHLMAQNNALDFDGANDYVEVADDDVFDFTSFTIEAWIYPDDLTAPHTIMGKSNVEWLPASTAFDLETSGTLLYGSVWDASGIQKYIQAGTLTTGLWQHVAMTWTSGGSIILYINGKNVGSQPSTFSGTIANAGSFKIGVYPWVSQYYWNGKIDEVRVWDFVKTEEQIQAGMYQEFTGSESGLVAYYNFNESSGTSLDDVTSNNLNGTLTNMNGNEWSASPAFFGPKYCLDFNGSSHYGTIPANASLQNSNFTVEFWMQMDGTTSTFNGIIDNGRDVSSNWFFLTIANSLAIIFGIGNGSGIAEIWLGVNDNNWHHIAGVYNGTTAYLYFDGVLSGSTNVSLSILSRNIIIAKRDGYEQYFNGKLDELRIWSDVRTEEEIRDNMCKTLEGDEAGLVAYYTFDNYSGSALQDLTSNTNDATLTNSPAWTTSTAFNTWLNTSSSNWSTAANWSRESVPTSTDNVGVHNQSGSDPTIGAAIACNHLVVGSGVDLTFNYSGSHTIHGSVFNIGHTNIYPGNKLTITKSLYMLPLSSLDLEPGGQLSIGHNLYNNILSSPGDFTLESDATGTGSLILTGTVDGSIKAERFLTHDRWHYISDPVNTSGNFDALNLGLGTPGSSSNQFYRWEESYTSGSYTGYWIDILNGADGSGTNTLMDEEGFTDCKGYAVNYVTTDKTITLSGPLHTSNQSINLTKTGGSFEGANLVGNPFSSTIAINTGADATNNFLTQNTAALNDSYEAIYLWDESAGWDGKSNADYDAVANADAAFYASPGQGFMVMAASNGATLNFNTSIRKHGTSAYYKNETESDHPGLRLYASTGEQYNKTEILLVSGMTPGLDPSYDVGKMKGNPELALYTRLIEDNGVDFAIQALPPENIESIVVNVGIDVPEARQIEFAAETMQLESIPLFLEDRQTNTFTNLKNERYTTWVDESGTGRFFLHFKDITGIEDAVMMHPLQVFHYNDIIYILNPDGERGEASVTDISGRELLRFTLTGSHNQQETLGLPSGIYFVSIHMTEKMQVHRVLIN